CCCGTAAGATCCCCGGAGAGAAATCCTAACATAGAGCGATTTTTCAGGACATTGAAGGAAGAGTTGTCATGCTAAATGACTTTGCAGGATATGGCTCGTTTATAAAAGGACTTGATAATTTTATGATGGAATACAATACTATAAGGCCCCATCCTCACTGGGCTATATGACGCCAAGAAAATTCTACGAAGAAATTTTAAAAAATAATGCGAGTCGGGGAGTGTTAGTCGTTTAAGTCCAAATAATCGGGGGCCAGTACATTGGGAGACAATATATGATTGTAAACAACTTGTTCCTATCCCTTTTCCCCATATAAATATCTTATTTTCTCTCAGTGGAGCAGGCGTTGTAATAACTCTTTTACTTAGTCTATTATCTCAGAATTGAATAGGTGTACACCCACTTTCGGTTACCGTTAACGAATAATGAAAAAAAGGCTTCATCCAGTCATCTTTACTGTGTTAACGATTTACAATTGTCTGGTTTACTCAACCGAGTTCAATAACTATAATGAAAGGTGGCGATTCTAAACTTATGCGATTCCGAAATACTAAAAATTATTTACACTTCCTTTTTATCTAATAAAAGTATCCCATCATTGCATCCCATTTTAATTGCTTCTTTTTATTGCCTCTATTGCTTTTTCGGGACCCATCGATATAACAATTATTTCCTCTCCTTATTTTTCTTTTAACCTTATCGCTGTTTTTCGATTTCTTCTCTTATCATTATCCCTGTTATAGGATCCATTTTTACATTACTCTTCTCAGGTACTTGCTTTATTGGAACTATTATTCTCATATGGACTTCTCCCTTCAAGTGAAATAATATAGAAAAAGGAGATAGAACATCTCCTTATTTCATCATATTCAAAAAGCTCTCTCCATTTTTTGGTTTTTCAACATCAAAATAATCTGCTATAGTAGCTCCTATATCTGATAAAGTCTTTCTTTCCCCTAATTTTACCGGTCTTAATTTTTTACCGTAAACCAATAGAAGCGCTTTTTCTCTTGTGTGATGATTTTGCCCTATAGTGGGGTCATTACCGTGATCACCAGTTATAAATAAAATATCATCCCCTTTCATTTTATCAATAATTTTAGGTATATAATCATCTACAAGTTTTAATTTTTCGGCGTATTTTTCTACATCCTGTGAATGCCCTGCAAGGTCTGTTTCTTGTACATTTGCCATTATTAAACCATTAGATATACTGTCTAACTTATTCAATAATATACTTAATACAGTTTCTGTATCAACACATGGATTATAATCTGCACCATCACAGTTTATAACATCTGCAGCCTTTCCAATAAGAGATACATCAAAACTATGTTTCTTCAAAATAGTTGTCACTTGGACATTTGGGTCTATTCCATATCCAAGATGTCTCACCATATAACCTTTATTATACACACCAGCTTTTGTACAGTTTATACCAACGATATTATTCGATTTTTCTTCTGCCGCATTTAATATATCATTTATTGTGATCCCTTTTCCTCCCAATACGATAACTCTTCCAACGTTAACGTTATCTCTTACTATTTGTCCGATTTTCAATTCTTCTTCAAATGAAATATAATCCAAAGGAGCAGTAACATTGTAGTTTAAACCTATATCAGCTTCAATATTGTCTGCTATTGTTACAACACCATTTACCAATAAAAATGGGTGTTTAGAATTTGGTATAGTAACATCAAATCCTGCTTTCTCTAACTCAGTTTTTACTTTGTCTATACACTCTTTAAAAGGCTGTACCAAAGCTTTTCTAGGCTTTGAACCAACAATCTCTTGATGCCCTTGAAAAGTATCTGCTCCTTCATGTTCTAAATTTGAACACCCATAGCTTGCAATAGGATTGCTTACTTTTTTTATATTTTTACTCTCAACTATAAGGCCTGCTCCCATTAATTCTAAATTATTTAAACTGTAATTATCATTATATTCAGAAACATGTTTTAAAGTATTTGCTCCTATATCTTGCGGACGTACCTCAGGGACATCAGCCATTTCACCAACCCCAAGACTATCTATTACAAGAATTAAGGCTCTCATTTATTATCCTTCTTTCTTAAATCCTTTAAAAGATTACCTTTTGAATCAAATATATACGTTAATTTTGGTTTACCTGAAGATAGCCCTTCAAGAAGAGCTACTTTTGCTCTTGTTACAAATATTTGTGTTCTAAATGAATATATTACAGTGTCCCCTACGTTAACCTTTCTATTGTTTAAAAGTATACTTCCATAATAGTCTATTGATTCCGGTGGTAATTCTTCAACATCAAATAATCTATCTAAAATATCTTCAGGATTATTTGATACTAACGCATATTTAACATTTGACCTCGGATAAAATCCACCACCATAGCAATAAGCTTTCCCATTATTTACATGAGATATTTCTGACACATATACTATAGCTGGCTTTTCAGGCTGTTTTGTATATGCATGTAAAGGAGTCGTCCCCAATAAAGCATGCCCCGGCTCTCCATGAGTAATACCATACTTATTTAAAAGCGGTATTGAATTACAGCATGTAGCACTGGGCCCATTTACTTGCCAGATTTCAAGCCCCATTTCATTCAATATTTCTTTTGCTTTTAAGAGTGTATATATATTGTGCGTTGGTGTAATTTCTTTCTTCTCATAATCATAAAGCAAACATGGAAAGGATGTAATACCAGCAATTTTTATATTCTTCAATTTTAATATATGATGAACTGTTTCTTTTAACTTTCCACGAAATATACCTCCTTCTTGACCCGGATATATTACATCATTTTCATCTATTACTCTTAATAATATATCTTGCGTAATTCCAAGCTCTTTTGCGTTATCTGATATTTCTTTTGCTTTTTCATATGAAAAACATGTTATAACTTCTGGTTTCATGAGTAAAGATAATTTAATATCATTTTTTGGGACTTGTACTAAATGTCCTATATGCCCTATTTTAAGACCATTATCAAACAATACCCTTGCCTCATCAAAATCTACAGCTACTGCTTTATCAATTCCCGCCTTTTCAATGATTTTTGAAATAATAGGATTTCTTCCAAACTGTTTTGTCATATAATATAAGCTAATATTATATTTATCAGCAGTTTCTTTAATTAATCTTGCATTCTCATAAATACTATCAACATCTAGCACATAAGTATTTGGTTCAATAACACCGTCTCTGTGTAATTTGGTAACTTCTATAATAAGTTGTGGATTTCTTTCAATAACCATATTAAGAAACATTGCCTCATCTCCTAAGTCAAACTCTTTTTTACAGCTTCTTTTAAAATTCTAATAACAGTATCAGCACCTGCTCTCATTGGATTAATGCGAATTACATAATTTTTTATATCTGGATTATTTTCAATAAAAGTTCCTGAAACTCTGTAAAACATAGCACCAATTTCATATCTTGATTCAGAACCTACAGGATAAGGCACTGCTCCCATCTCTTCAGCGTACTTTAATACTTTTGCCGCAATTGGTTTTTCAAATTTTACTAATACAACTCTTGATTGCGCATTTGCTACATATGCCTTTTTTACCCCTTTTATTTCTCCAGTGTTAAGCCTATTTACTATTTCATCAACCTGCATTGCTTGGATAGCTAATGAAACAGGCGTATATACAAGTGACCTTAAAGCTTCCATTGCCTCAGGTCCTTGCACTTGGCTCCCACCTGAATAAGTTAATTTTCGAATTTCGTCTATAATATATTTTTTGCCTACTACACATCCAATTCCTTCCGGTGCCAACAATTTAAACATAGAAAATACTGAAACATCTGCTCCCAACTGAACACCTATATATGGAGCTTTCATAACTACATAATTTTCATCAGTAATAATAGGAACATTAGTTATAGATTTAATAACTTTTATTACTTTTTCAAGTTCATAACTGTCATCAGGTTTTTGTCTTGAATGTTGTATTAACACAGCATCAACTTTTGTATTTTTTAATATATCAAATGAATCTAAATTATTCATGTTTACTTTTAAAAGCTTAAGGCCCATCATATCCATAAGGTTTTGTGTTGTAGGATATACAGGTGCGTCATGCACAAGTAATGTATTAAGAGGTTTTAATAAGCTATTAAAAACGAGTCTCATAGCCCCCGTCCCAGCACCTCTCACTAAAGCAGAGTCTTCTGCATCAAAAAATTTAGCAAGAACCTTCTCAACTTTCGCGGTGGTTTTAGGTCGTCCAAGTTCTAATGATACACCATAATCACCAGCTTCGAGTAATTCATGTCCTCGAAAAACTGATTGGATTATATCTACCAATTTAAACTGCAAATTAATTGCTTCCTCTAGGCTAATCTGTTTAATAGGATACGTAATCATTTTTTATCCTCCAATCAAGTCCAATGGATTTTTGTATAATATAGTCTTTATATCTTCTTCTGTTAACCCATTGTTTTTTAAAAGAGGAATAAATTTTTCTACTATATATGAATGGCCAAAACCACCATAATTTTTTAGATAAGATTTCCTTGAAATATCCAATGAAAGGAGAATTTTGTTAATAAATCCTTTGTCAATAAGTTTCTTTATAGATATTGCTCTTAACTCATCTGGTTGATAATTAGTTTTACCAATTGTGTCAAAAGCAAGATAACATCCATTATCAAGTAAAGTTAAATAATAATCCATATCAATGTTTAAATCAATATGCCCTATAACTACATTTTCTAAATTTACTTTCATATTTTTAAAAATTTTAATTTGTTCTAATCCTAGAAGACCTAACGTTGTATGAGTTATTATAGGTACTCCTGTTTCATTATGTGCAATCGCAGCAGCTTCAAAAATTTTTCTTTCTACTACTTTTATTTCTTCTTTACTTGTGCCAATCTCGCCTATCACAGATGCTTTATAATTTGTACCATCGATTCCTTTAATAATTTCATCAATAAATATATTAGCCAATTCTTTAACAGAACTCTTATAAACTATTTCCGGCAAAAAAGGTTCTTTATAAAATCCAGTAGATAAAATCACATTCATATTTGAAATATCAGAAATATACTTGATTCTTTCAATATCTCGACCCATACCTATGTTTGTAACATCAACGATAGTATCTATGCCACTTTTTTTGAGTTCTTTTAAATCTTCAATTAAGCTATCTACATCATCAAGTTTGGCATCATCATCTTCTTTGATTCTTGATAAATCAATAGTCAAATGTTCATGTATAAGAGTATAACCTATATCTTTAAAACCAGTATTATTATCTAAAATCATTTAATTCACCTCAAATAAAATATCATCATATTCTTTAGTGTTAAAATATTCATAAAATAGTTTTGGATGACTAATATTGCTATCAACTATCTCTGCCAGCTTAATAGCACATATACCATATTTATTTCCTTGTTTCGCCATTATTAAAATCCCTACACCTAAATTCGCTGATGGTATTGTAAGAGCTGTAGTATTTACCATGTTAGCAACTTTTATTAAATATTTTCCTGAACTATTTTGAATATAACTTCCGACATATCCCATAGTACCTAAAACCGAATCCCCTAAACCAAAAATATCAATAGGTCCTTCTTTTGTTATCACTACATCTACCTCTTCAAAAGCTTTATTAAGCTTATATATAGCATCTTCTCTTTTCAATACATCCTTCAAATCAATATCAATTACTGGAACACCCTCTTTTGATAAAACTCTTTCAACATCATATAAATCTTCACGGACGTCACCAATAATCGGAAGGTTTATATCGCCTTTTCGTGGAATTCCAACTTTTAAATTGCGAAAATCTATTATATCATCCAAATCTATTAGGTTACACAACACATCTTTACATACGAATAAATCCTTTGAAATTATTCCAATACCAGGTAAGAAATTTATAGCATCTGTTGATTTTTTTAATTTTTTACCTTCAAGGCCTAATCCTTTTGCCATGATAGAATACAAATTACAAGACATCGCAGGCCCCAACACAGAACCCCCACCATCAGTGCCAATAGCAAAATCATTTATTCCTAATAACACATTGATACAACCAGCGCTTGTAGAGCCCGTCATCGGCCTGCCAGTAACAGGGTTTATTCTCTCAATATCAATTGCTCTACCGCCTTTTGACATCTCATCAACTGTAAGCCATATATAATTTCCAACATTAGATAATTTTTGCAAATATTCGCGTTTAATTTGTGATGTATTTTTTATTCCATAAAAGTATAATTTATCATATACTTTTAACGCTTCTACAGCTTTTTTTATTGCCATATAATTAATATATCTAACAGAATAACCTAAATTATCACGTGCTATATTTATCGCATATGCGAGTCTTGCCATCTCATTTATTTTTTGCATAACTATTTTATCATTCATATATAACATTCACCCTAATAAATTTATTATATGGAAGAGGGGGAATTCCCCTCTTTATTTAACCGGTGGAACATACAGTCCAAAAACCGCCAATATGTTAGCAAGAATACCAACTAATATTGCTGCAATGGGTCCAACTGCCATTCTCACAATAGGTCTTCCTGCAATTTCATTTAAAAGGTATAACCCGATTAAAATAAATATCCCTAATCCAGGCAACACCATATTAGACGCATTCGCACCGCCAACTAACAATGACACTTCCAATAATTGTCCCATCGCTGTTCTAATGTTATCTGAAGACTTTTTAATCCCTGGGAATTTATCCAAAAATCCCGCTATACCTCCCAGCAGGTAAACTTCTGCAAAAATTATTACAAATCCTAGTATTGCTGCAAGCAGTATATTGTTCGCAAACAAAGCCGCTGCGAATATAAAAGTCATCCCAACAGGACCATATACACCGGTGGCAATAGCAGTAGTTGCGACTAAAGGTACAAAACCAATTGCTCTCGCTAATGCAACTAAAGCAGCATCTGTATAATTACCTTTAGAAACCAATGATAGAGAAATTGGATCGCCTGCTAAAATATGCAAAGACGTGGCTGCCGCTACAAGAGCACCCATTATAGCAAGTACCCAAACATTCTTTTTTATCCTGTCTACTCTTTCAGTAAATAAAGCAGCAACATTTGTTGAATTTTCTTCTCTCTTTTCTCTCATAGCATAGATAAGTAAAACTATCATTCCAGTAACTAATGCCATACCTTCTGGATTCAAAGCTATTTTGCTTGTTCCAATAACTATTGGAGAAAATCTTGCTACTACAGTTCTAACTAATGCCGATATTGTTAAAGTAATAAGCCCATTTTTAACACCATATTGGTATGCAACTGCTAATGCAGGAAATGCTGCAAAAGCAAATATTACAGGTGTACCTATTTGTCCCATTGAATTGAAAACATTAACAGGTAATTTTTTGAATACATTAACAATCCATTGTAATCCTACCAATAGTCCTATTCCCCACAGAGCTCCTATTGTTCCAGCAACAGCATATCCTATTTTACCTTTTGGTGACCATGTTCCTATAATATCTGTCCCGAGTAAAATACTATGAACAAGTAATATGGTAGCACCAATTGAAATTGGTATTCCAAAACCGATTACGAGTCCAAAAGATAAAGCAAAACTCATTGCAGCAAATTCTGCTTTTTTCATTCTACCTTCTAGATATTCAGGCATTATAGGTCTTAGCCCATCATTAAATACAGCAATACCACTATTCGCAAGAATTGCTGCCAAAGCACCAATTAAAGCAATTAATACTATCTTCATTTTTTATCCTCCAATCCCTATTTTTCTAAAATTGCGTTTACAATGTAAGGTACCGCCTTTTCAATATGGTCATTAGTAAATCCAAACGCTACTTTTCCTTCAACTACTGCTTTTTTAACGTCGGCTTCATGTGGTGGTTTCCCAGGCATAGAGATAGTTGCACATTTTTGAGCTGTTAATATAGCCATTGCCATAGCTAAAGCACCACCACCTCCTGTTGCACAAGCACCAACATAGTAATCTGCCTTTCCATTTTTCACAGCCATTGCAGCCTCAATATCCGATTTTATTTCAACACTTACTTTATCACCTCCTATTTCCTTTATCTTTTGAGCAACTTTTTGTTTATCAACAGCTCCACCTACAACGAATCTTATCATGTACTTTTACCCCTTTCTAAAAGATTACACAAATGTAATAACACAAATCTTTTTTCTGATTCGGGTAATTTTATTTCAATTATATTTTCTATATTTTGTAAAATATCAAGTGCTCTATAATAATTAGGACAATTTTTAACTTCGTTAAAAAGTTCCTCATCTATTGTAAGCTCTAACTTTTCTCCCTCTTTTAATCTTTTTACAGACATTGCTAAATGAGTAATAAACATCTCATAGTGTTCATCCTCAGTACAAATTTTATGATTTACTATTAATTCCTTATCAATTTTTTTGATAGCTTCTCCAGTATCAAAATCGATCACACTACCTTGTACTAACAAATCTATTCTATTTACAACATTATCCTTCACTTAAAACCCTCCAAACATTATACAGTATTTTGTATTGTAATATATATATCTTCTATATTTTTCAAAAAATACTAAATTAATAATTATAAATCAATATTCTGGAAATAATTTATTCAATAATACTTGTTCCTGAATCTTTACAACTTCTTCTTTATCAACAATTCTATTTATTATTTTATCAATACCCCAATTATCTCTTTTAACTACTAAAGCAGCACGGGTATTATCTTCACTAATTTTTTTCGATTTCTTGTTTTTAAGTGGTTCACTTTTAATAGGCAGTCCTCTGTCAACTATTTCATCATAGTTCCATACAGCCGCATCTATCTTACCTTCCATTATATAAGGTATAATTTGATTATAAGGCAATTCTATAAACTCTACATCTTTACCTTCGCATTCATAGTAAGTCAATATAAATTGGTCTATTGAGGTGGGATCTATAGCAATTTTCATCCCATCCTCAATCGAATTTTTCGCAGTATTTGAAAAAATTATACGATGAGTACTTACATTCGTATTAGGGCCAAAATCAATTATTATATTTATATTTTTTCCAGACTCAATATATAATTTTGCCGCTAACATAGACATTATTGCAAAATCATATTTTCCATTCAATAATGCTTCTAATCTTCTTTCGCTTCCTCTCATATATGCCATATTAAAAGGTATTTTCCCTTTTTCAAACGCTTTATATAAACCTGTCGCTAATCCTTCATATCTTCTCGAATATGGAAGTGGCATTACGCCAGAAATAATATTAAGCCCCGCAAACTCCCATAATTTTTTATAATCAATATCAGTTATATAAGTCCCTAAGTGACCTCGAGGTTCCAATTGAATAGCTTTGTTATCTTCTAAATACTTTAAAGCAGTTTGGATTGTGCCACGCCCGAGATCAAATTTTTTAGCATATTCTCCTATTGTTTCAATTCTATCTCCACATTTTAAAGAAAGCATTTCTCGTGCTAACATCATTACTGCAATCCCATTTTTGGTTAGTAGATCCCTAATCATTTAATCACCCGGACAATATACAATTTTTTGTACGTTTCAAATATAACATTTTTACTTACCGGTGTCAATATATTTTAAAAATTTTGTGTTGTATTTCTGTGATAATGTCATATTAAAATTTCTCTGTTAAAATGTCACTTTGACTGGTTTCCTTACCTCTATTTATGCCGATAAACATTCTATTTTCCGTTCCCCTAATGCAGGCAAACTCTCAATATATGATGAGTTAAATAGTATTAATATTAAAGATATTCAATTCGTGAGAGCTTTGAAAAGCTCGGAATCAACCTTGATCGCGTCAAGTATTTTTAGGTTTTTTAAAAACTCACCATCTTCCCATTAGATGAAGGAAAAAAATTTTTTATATGAATTGTTGTAACATAAAATATTTCCATATATTACCATATAATGGTTGTAATATCCCTCTTTTGTTTTACCTTCTTAGCCTTCTCTATTAAATATTAATTTGCTGTAATAATGACTTTATTGTCATACTTGTAAATGTCTTCTTGTTTAATAGAATTGGTAAATCTCGTATAGTCCCATATTTTTCATTTATCTTTTTTATCTGCTGTTTTGCCTTGTATAGAGTAGTCCTGGGCAATTCTACAGGCTTTAAATCTTCAAATCGCTGCTTTATTATCAT
This genomic window from Thermovenabulum gondwanense contains:
- a CDS encoding phosphotriesterase family protein, which gives rise to MILDNNTGFKDIGYTLIHEHLTIDLSRIKEDDDAKLDDVDSLIEDLKELKKSGIDTIVDVTNIGMGRDIERIKYISDISNMNVILSTGFYKEPFLPEIVYKSSVKELANIFIDEIIKGIDGTNYKASVIGEIGTSKEEIKVVERKIFEAAAIAHNETGVPIITHTTLGLLGLEQIKIFKNMKVNLENVVIGHIDLNIDMDYYLTLLDNGCYLAFDTIGKTNYQPDELRAISIKKLIDKGFINKILLSLDISRKSYLKNYGGFGHSYIVEKFIPLLKNNGLTEEDIKTILYKNPLDLIGG
- a CDS encoding amidase yields the protein MNDKIVMQKINEMARLAYAINIARDNLGYSVRYINYMAIKKAVEALKVYDKLYFYGIKNTSQIKREYLQKLSNVGNYIWLTVDEMSKGGRAIDIERINPVTGRPMTGSTSAGCINVLLGINDFAIGTDGGGSVLGPAMSCNLYSIMAKGLGLEGKKLKKSTDAINFLPGIGIISKDLFVCKDVLCNLIDLDDIIDFRNLKVGIPRKGDINLPIIGDVREDLYDVERVLSKEGVPVIDIDLKDVLKREDAIYKLNKAFEEVDVVITKEGPIDIFGLGDSVLGTMGYVGSYIQNSSGKYLIKVANMVNTTALTIPSANLGVGILIMAKQGNKYGICAIKLAEIVDSNISHPKLFYEYFNTKEYDDILFEVN
- a CDS encoding YhfT family protein, whose amino-acid sequence is MKIVLIALIGALAAILANSGIAVFNDGLRPIMPEYLEGRMKKAEFAAMSFALSFGLVIGFGIPISIGATILLVHSILLGTDIIGTWSPKGKIGYAVAGTIGALWGIGLLVGLQWIVNVFKKLPVNVFNSMGQIGTPVIFAFAAFPALAVAYQYGVKNGLITLTISALVRTVVARFSPIVIGTSKIALNPEGMALVTGMIVLLIYAMREKREENSTNVAALFTERVDRIKKNVWVLAIMGALVAAATSLHILAGDPISLSLVSKGNYTDAALVALARAIGFVPLVATTAIATGVYGPVGMTFIFAAALFANNILLAAILGFVIIFAEVYLLGGIAGFLDKFPGIKKSSDNIRTAMGQLLEVSLLVGGANASNMVLPGLGIFILIGLYLLNEIAGRPIVRMAVGPIAAILVGILANILAVFGLYVPPVK
- the yhfZ gene encoding GntR family transcriptional regulator YhfZ → MIRDLLTKNGIAVMMLAREMLSLKCGDRIETIGEYAKKFDLGRGTIQTALKYLEDNKAIQLEPRGHLGTYITDIDYKKLWEFAGLNIISGVMPLPYSRRYEGLATGLYKAFEKGKIPFNMAYMRGSERRLEALLNGKYDFAIMSMLAAKLYIESGKNINIIIDFGPNTNVSTHRIIFSNTAKNSIEDGMKIAIDPTSIDQFILTYYECEGKDVEFIELPYNQIIPYIMEGKIDAAVWNYDEIVDRGLPIKSEPLKNKKSKKISEDNTRAALVVKRDNWGIDKIINRIVDKEEVVKIQEQVLLNKLFPEY
- a CDS encoding PRD domain-containing protein; translated protein: MKDNVVNRIDLLVQGSVIDFDTGEAIKKIDKELIVNHKICTEDEHYEMFITHLAMSVKRLKEGEKLELTIDEELFNEVKNCPNYYRALDILQNIENIIEIKLPESEKRFVLLHLCNLLERGKST
- a CDS encoding YhfX family PLP-dependent enzyme, coding for MFLNMVIERNPQLIIEVTKLHRDGVIEPNTYVLDVDSIYENARLIKETADKYNISLYYMTKQFGRNPIISKIIEKAGIDKAVAVDFDEARVLFDNGLKIGHIGHLVQVPKNDIKLSLLMKPEVITCFSYEKAKEISDNAKELGITQDILLRVIDENDVIYPGQEGGIFRGKLKETVHHILKLKNIKIAGITSFPCLLYDYEKKEITPTHNIYTLLKAKEILNEMGLEIWQVNGPSATCCNSIPLLNKYGITHGEPGHALLGTTPLHAYTKQPEKPAIVYVSEISHVNNGKAYCYGGGFYPRSNVKYALVSNNPEDILDRLFDVEELPPESIDYYGSILLNNRKVNVGDTVIYSFRTQIFVTRAKVALLEGLSSGKPKLTYIFDSKGNLLKDLRKKDNK
- a CDS encoding DUF2620 family protein; its protein translation is MIRFVVGGAVDKQKVAQKIKEIGGDKVSVEIKSDIEAAMAVKNGKADYYVGACATGGGGALAMAMAILTAQKCATISMPGKPPHEADVKKAVVEGKVAFGFTNDHIEKAVPYIVNAILEK
- a CDS encoding phosphopentomutase, whose product is MRALILVIDSLGVGEMADVPEVRPQDIGANTLKHVSEYNDNYSLNNLELMGAGLIVESKNIKKVSNPIASYGCSNLEHEGADTFQGHQEIVGSKPRKALVQPFKECIDKVKTELEKAGFDVTIPNSKHPFLLVNGVVTIADNIEADIGLNYNVTAPLDYISFEEELKIGQIVRDNVNVGRVIVLGGKGITINDILNAAEEKSNNIVGINCTKAGVYNKGYMVRHLGYGIDPNVQVTTILKKHSFDVSLIGKAADVINCDGADYNPCVDTETVLSILLNKLDSISNGLIMANVQETDLAGHSQDVEKYAEKLKLVDDYIPKIIDKMKGDDILFITGDHGNDPTIGQNHHTREKALLLVYGKKLRPVKLGERKTLSDIGATIADYFDVEKPKNGESFLNMMK
- a CDS encoding aminotransferase class V-fold PLP-dependent enzyme, with product MITYPIKQISLEEAINLQFKLVDIIQSVFRGHELLEAGDYGVSLELGRPKTTAKVEKVLAKFFDAEDSALVRGAGTGAMRLVFNSLLKPLNTLLVHDAPVYPTTQNLMDMMGLKLLKVNMNNLDSFDILKNTKVDAVLIQHSRQKPDDSYELEKVIKVIKSITNVPIITDENYVVMKAPYIGVQLGADVSVFSMFKLLAPEGIGCVVGKKYIIDEIRKLTYSGGSQVQGPEAMEALRSLVYTPVSLAIQAMQVDEIVNRLNTGEIKGVKKAYVANAQSRVVLVKFEKPIAAKVLKYAEEMGAVPYPVGSESRYEIGAMFYRVSGTFIENNPDIKNYVIRINPMRAGADTVIRILKEAVKKSLT